The Saccharomonospora cyanea NA-134 genome includes a region encoding these proteins:
- a CDS encoding propionyl-CoA synthetase yields MVGTGAYREQYRRSLEDPEAFWLEAARAVDWTRTPTIALDETRAPLYRWFPDGELNTAANALDRHVDAGRGEQDALVWDSPVTGSSAHYSYRRLRDEVATLAGALRSLGVGKGDRVVVYLPMVPEAVVAMLACARLGAVHSVVFGGFAPRELAARISDAAPKVVLTASCGIEPSRIVEYVPIVREALNLVHDDGARRPDHVVVLQRDAARADLRDGELDWNDLVASAQPAAPVPVAATDPLYVLYTSGTTGRPKGVVRDNGGHAVALAWSMAAVYDIGPGDVWWTASDVGWVVGHSYIVYAPLLVGATTVLYEGKPVGTPDAGAFWRVAAEHGVKALFTAPTALRAVKRVDPEGAEIARYDLGKLRTLFLAGERLDPQTYHWASERLGVPVIDHWWQTETGWPIAANPRGLEAMPVKPGSATVPMPGWDVRVLNQSGQEQAAGVEGAITVKLPLPPGSLPTLWGDDDRFVESYLSRYEGHYLTGDSGYLDADGYLFVMGRTDDVINVAGHRLSTGAMEAVLAAHPAVAECAVIGVRDALKGQVPRGFVVLKAGADIPEEQLRDELVAAVRAEIGPVAAFRDVAVVDALPKTRSGKILRATMRGLADGRDVVVPSTIEDPGVLDRLRSALRPAT; encoded by the coding sequence ATGGTGGGCACGGGCGCGTACCGAGAGCAGTACCGGCGCAGTCTGGAGGACCCGGAGGCGTTCTGGCTGGAGGCCGCGCGAGCCGTCGACTGGACACGCACCCCCACCATCGCACTCGACGAGACCCGGGCACCGCTGTACCGCTGGTTCCCCGACGGGGAACTCAACACGGCCGCCAACGCGCTCGACCGCCACGTCGACGCGGGCCGGGGCGAGCAGGACGCCCTCGTCTGGGACTCCCCCGTCACCGGGTCGAGCGCGCACTACAGCTACCGGCGCCTGCGCGACGAGGTGGCGACCCTCGCGGGCGCGCTGCGCTCGCTCGGCGTCGGCAAGGGCGATCGCGTGGTCGTCTACCTGCCGATGGTGCCCGAGGCGGTGGTGGCGATGCTGGCCTGCGCCAGGCTCGGAGCCGTGCACTCCGTGGTGTTCGGCGGGTTCGCGCCCAGGGAGCTGGCCGCGCGCATCTCCGACGCCGCGCCGAAGGTCGTCCTCACCGCCTCCTGCGGAATCGAGCCGTCCCGGATCGTGGAGTACGTGCCGATCGTGCGCGAGGCCCTGAACCTCGTCCACGACGACGGTGCGCGACGGCCGGACCACGTCGTGGTGCTCCAGCGCGACGCCGCGCGCGCCGACCTGCGGGACGGCGAGCTCGACTGGAACGACCTGGTGGCGTCGGCGCAGCCCGCCGCCCCGGTCCCGGTGGCCGCCACCGACCCGCTCTACGTGCTCTACACCTCCGGCACGACCGGGAGGCCGAAGGGCGTGGTGCGTGACAACGGCGGGCACGCGGTCGCGCTGGCCTGGTCGATGGCGGCCGTGTACGACATCGGCCCCGGTGACGTGTGGTGGACGGCCTCCGACGTGGGCTGGGTGGTCGGCCACTCGTACATCGTGTACGCGCCCCTGCTGGTGGGCGCCACCACCGTGCTGTACGAGGGCAAACCCGTCGGCACCCCCGACGCCGGTGCGTTCTGGCGTGTCGCGGCGGAACACGGCGTGAAGGCCCTGTTCACCGCACCCACCGCTCTGAGGGCCGTCAAACGCGTCGACCCCGAGGGAGCCGAGATCGCCCGCTACGACCTCGGGAAGCTCCGCACCCTGTTCCTCGCCGGTGAGCGGTTGGATCCGCAGACGTACCACTGGGCGAGCGAACGACTCGGAGTACCCGTGATCGATCACTGGTGGCAGACCGAGACGGGCTGGCCCATCGCGGCCAACCCCCGCGGGCTGGAAGCGATGCCCGTCAAACCCGGCTCGGCGACCGTGCCCATGCCGGGATGGGACGTCCGCGTGCTGAACCAGTCCGGGCAGGAGCAGGCCGCGGGCGTGGAGGGCGCGATCACCGTGAAGCTGCCGCTTCCGCCCGGTTCGCTGCCGACGCTGTGGGGCGACGACGACCGCTTCGTCGAGTCCTACCTGTCCCGGTACGAGGGCCACTACCTCACCGGCGACTCCGGCTACCTCGACGCCGACGGCTACCTGTTCGTCATGGGCCGCACGGACGACGTGATCAACGTGGCGGGGCACCGGCTGTCGACGGGGGCGATGGAGGCGGTGCTGGCCGCGCACCCGGCCGTGGCGGAGTGCGCGGTGATCGGTGTGCGAGACGCCCTCAAGGGCCAGGTGCCACGCGGCTTCGTGGTGCTCAAGGCGGGCGCCGACATCCCGGAGGAGCAGCTCAGGGACGAGCTCGTGGCGGCCGTCCGGGCGGAGATCGGGCCGGTGGCGGCGTTCCGGGACGTCGCCGTCGTCGACGCACTACCGAAGACACGGTCGGGGAAGATCCTGCGAGCCACGATGCGGGGCCTCGCCGACGGCCGGGACGTCGTG